The following coding sequences lie in one Candidatus Methylomirabilota bacterium genomic window:
- a CDS encoding oligosaccharide flippase family protein has protein sequence MFRSIGSNWAVTLATVAVVYVLMPFLLRTLGEEGYGTWTLITSVTAYLSLLVLGVPMASVRYFAQHAAEGDRQRMNEAIGSCTGLYLIMGAAALLVGAGLFAFFDLTYEIPAALRSEARLAFGLVVLQVSAGFVTQIPFAIMAAYQDFVLRNVILMGSLLLRLGLTLGLLTFNGTMVFLAVIQIACLAFEFSVCWLLVRRRYPGIRMSLTDFDRRMVRRIFSFSLYVLMLSLAGRLAFQTDSLVIAAFLDVGRIPYYAVANSFVVYLMEFLVAIAAVVMPMATTLSAQGKSAELREMFLRWSKIALSLTLMAGLFLMVLGPRFIGWWIDPAFEGPAGEILQILMVSSLVFLPVRGVALPILMGLGKPGLPTIAFLAAGVLNLGLSLLLVRPLGLPGVALGTAVPNVLFALVVLGYACRELQIPFVGYLRYVVPRAVIGSLPALALLLWFRLGLEVHSVVGLAGAGLAMALLFGVTWVLFVYRDDPYLDLRGHLARLLAWSAA, from the coding sequence GTGTTTAGGAGCATCGGAAGCAACTGGGCCGTGACGCTGGCGACCGTCGCCGTCGTCTACGTCCTCATGCCCTTCCTCCTCCGCACCCTCGGCGAGGAGGGCTACGGAACCTGGACCTTGATCACCTCCGTGACGGCCTATCTGAGCCTGCTGGTCCTGGGCGTGCCCATGGCCTCGGTCCGGTACTTCGCCCAGCACGCCGCCGAAGGCGACCGGCAGCGGATGAACGAGGCCATCGGGAGCTGTACCGGTCTCTACCTCATCATGGGGGCGGCCGCGCTGCTGGTGGGAGCCGGGCTGTTCGCCTTCTTCGACCTGACGTACGAGATCCCGGCCGCCTTGCGCTCCGAGGCCCGCCTCGCCTTCGGGCTGGTGGTGCTCCAGGTGTCGGCGGGCTTCGTGACGCAGATCCCCTTCGCCATCATGGCGGCCTACCAGGACTTCGTCCTTCGCAACGTGATCCTGATGGGAAGCCTTCTCCTGCGGCTGGGGCTCACGCTGGGGCTTCTGACCTTCAACGGAACCATGGTCTTCCTGGCCGTGATCCAGATCGCGTGCCTCGCCTTCGAGTTCTCGGTCTGCTGGTTGCTCGTCCGCCGGCGGTATCCGGGCATCCGCATGAGCCTCACCGACTTCGACCGGCGCATGGTGCGACGGATCTTCTCGTTCAGCCTCTACGTGCTGATGCTGAGCCTGGCCGGTCGTCTCGCCTTTCAGACGGACTCCCTCGTGATCGCCGCGTTCCTCGACGTGGGTCGGATCCCCTACTACGCCGTGGCCAACAGCTTCGTCGTCTACCTCATGGAGTTCCTCGTCGCGATCGCGGCGGTGGTCATGCCCATGGCCACCACGCTGAGCGCGCAGGGCAAGTCCGCGGAGCTCCGGGAGATGTTCCTCCGGTGGTCCAAGATCGCGCTGTCCCTCACGCTGATGGCCGGGCTCTTCCTCATGGTCCTCGGACCGAGATTCATCGGGTGGTGGATCGACCCCGCCTTCGAGGGACCGGCGGGAGAGATCTTGCAGATCCTCATGGTGTCCAGCCTGGTCTTTCTGCCCGTCCGGGGAGTGGCCCTCCCCATCCTCATGGGGCTGGGAAAGCCGGGACTGCCGACCATCGCCTTCCTGGCCGCCGGGGTTCTGAACCTCGGCCTGAGCCTGTTGCTCGTGCGCCCGCTGGGCCTTCCGGGCGTGGCCCTGGGAACGGCGGTCCCCAACGTCCTCTTCGCCCTGGTCGTGCTCGGGTACGCGTGCCGGGAGCTGCAGATTCCGTTCGTGGGCTACCTGCGGTACGTCGTCCCCCGGGCCGTCATCGGGAGTCTGCCGGCCCTGGCCCTGCTGCTCTGGTTCAGGCTGGGTCTCGAGGTTCACAGCGTGGTCGGCCTGGCCGGGGCTGGACTGGCCATGGCCCTCCTGTTCGGGGTGACCTGGGTCCTCTTCGTGTACCGGGACGACCCCTACCTGGATCTGAGGGGCCACCTGGCACGCCTGCTCGCGTGGAGCGCGGCGTGA